A DNA window from Herpetosiphonaceae bacterium contains the following coding sequences:
- a CDS encoding P1 family peptidase, which yields MQPPAGTDRCRARALGIVPGILSPGPLNAITDVQGVLVGHVTWIVGDDLRTGATAILPHSGNLYHERVPAGVVVGNGYGKLIGSTQVVELGELETPLVLTNTLAVPRAADAILDWTLAQPGNEQILSINPLVGETNDSYLNNIRRRALTAEIIRGAIDTAQAGAVAEGTVGAGTGTIAFGWKGGIGTSSRRLPPALGGYTVGALVQSNFGGVLQIAGVPIGQELGRYYLRDAVEQDAADGSIMIAVATDAPLSDRNLTRLARRALGGLARTGAAMTHGSGDYVIAFSTAEDVRRRAAPDRRLITLRELPNEQVSPLFQAAIEATEEAIYNSLCMASTLVGYQGHVGEALPLDRVRAMLRRYGRLP from the coding sequence GTGCAGCCACCCGCCGGTACGGATCGGTGTCGTGCGCGCGCGCTGGGGATCGTGCCCGGCATTCTCTCGCCCGGCCCGCTGAACGCGATCACCGACGTGCAGGGCGTGCTGGTGGGCCACGTCACCTGGATCGTCGGCGACGATCTGCGCACCGGAGCGACCGCCATTCTGCCGCATTCCGGCAATCTCTATCACGAGCGTGTTCCAGCCGGAGTGGTCGTCGGCAACGGCTACGGCAAACTCATCGGCAGCACACAGGTCGTGGAGCTGGGCGAGCTTGAAACGCCGCTTGTGCTCACCAACACGCTGGCGGTGCCACGCGCGGCTGATGCGATTCTTGACTGGACGCTGGCACAGCCTGGCAACGAGCAGATCCTCTCGATCAATCCGCTGGTGGGAGAAACCAACGACAGCTACCTGAACAATATCCGCCGCCGGGCCTTGACCGCCGAGATCATTCGCGGCGCGATCGACACAGCGCAGGCCGGAGCCGTCGCCGAGGGCACCGTCGGAGCCGGGACCGGAACGATCGCCTTCGGATGGAAAGGCGGCATCGGCACCAGCTCGCGCCGACTCCCGCCAGCGCTCGGAGGATACACCGTCGGCGCTTTGGTTCAGTCCAACTTCGGCGGCGTACTCCAGATCGCGGGCGTGCCGATCGGCCAGGAGCTTGGGCGCTACTATCTCCGCGACGCAGTCGAGCAGGACGCCGCCGACGGCTCGATCATGATCGCGGTCGCGACCGACGCGCCGCTGAGCGATCGGAACCTGACACGGCTGGCCCGCCGCGCGCTGGGCGGCCTTGCGCGTACCGGAGCGGCGATGACGCACGGATCGGGAGACTACGTGATCGCCTTTTCGACCGCCGAGGACGTGCGCCGACGAGCAGCGCCGGATCGTCGGCTCATCACGCTCCGCGAGCTGCCGAACGAGCAGGTGTCGCCGCTGTTTCAGGCCGCGATCGAGGCCACCGAGGAGGCGATCTATAACTCGCTCTGCATGGCGAGCACGCTCGTGGGCTACCAGGGCCATGTCGGGGAAGCGCTGCCCCTGGATCGGGTCCGCGCCATGCTACGCCGCTACGGTCGTCTCCCGTAA
- a CDS encoding multicopper oxidase domain-containing protein, producing MTRHSPISRRSLLSKFGLAGLGVGASTLLRWLPGEQTPAATAQHADHQHHGGNMVEGDVDPKVNGFDPTAMLTDFDYGTVSTLPSGQTLREYKLVASDKQIEIAPGVKFSAWAYNDRVPGPTLRCTQGDRVRVTFINGSSHPHSIHFHGIHRPSADGIEIIQPGGQTVYEFDAEPFGLHLYHCHVPSLMRHIHKGLYGAFIIDPPTPRLPAHELVMVMNAFDTNGDRGNEFYAVNTVAFHYSKHPIPVKLYELVRVYLVNVTEFDLLNSFHLHANFFNVFRTGTRLEPHEFTDMITLAQGERHILEFSFKFPGQHMFHAHQSEFTELGWVGMFDVQAPTTAAASDQRALFGICELPTPTEEQHG from the coding sequence ATGACTCGACATTCCCCTATCAGCCGCCGCTCGCTCCTGAGCAAGTTCGGCCTCGCCGGCCTCGGCGTCGGCGCTTCGACGCTCCTGCGCTGGCTCCCCGGCGAGCAGACGCCCGCCGCCACCGCTCAACACGCCGATCACCAGCATCATGGCGGCAACATGGTCGAAGGCGATGTCGACCCCAAGGTCAACGGCTTCGACCCGACGGCGATGCTGACCGACTTCGATTACGGCACCGTCAGCACGCTGCCCAGCGGCCAGACGCTCCGCGAGTACAAGCTTGTCGCCAGCGATAAGCAGATCGAGATCGCGCCGGGCGTGAAGTTCTCCGCCTGGGCCTACAATGATCGCGTGCCGGGGCCAACGCTGCGCTGCACCCAGGGTGATCGCGTGCGCGTCACGTTCATCAACGGCTCGTCGCACCCCCACTCGATCCACTTTCACGGCATCCACCGCCCATCGGCGGACGGCATCGAGATCATCCAGCCGGGCGGCCAGACGGTGTACGAGTTCGACGCCGAGCCATTCGGGCTGCACCTGTATCACTGCCATGTCCCATCGCTGATGCGACATATCCATAAAGGCTTGTATGGCGCGTTCATCATCGATCCGCCGACGCCGCGCCTGCCCGCTCATGAGCTGGTCATGGTGATGAACGCCTTCGATACCAACGGCGATCGTGGCAACGAGTTTTACGCCGTCAACACCGTCGCCTTCCACTACTCCAAGCATCCGATCCCGGTGAAGCTGTATGAGCTGGTGCGAGTGTATCTGGTCAATGTCACCGAGTTCGACCTGCTGAACTCGTTTCATCTGCACGCCAACTTTTTCAACGTCTTTCGCACAGGCACCCGGCTGGAGCCCCACGAGTTCACCGATATGATCACGCTGGCGCAGGGCGAGCGACATATTCTTGAGTTTAGCTTCAAGTTCCCCGGCCAGCATATGTTTCATGCCCATCAGAGCGAGTTCACCGAGCTAGGCTGGGTCGGCATGTTCGATGTGCAGGCCCCGACCACCGCTGCCGCGTCCGATCAGCGGGCGCTCTTCGGCATCTGCGAGCTACCCACTCCAACTGAGGAACAACATGGCTAA